In Electrophorus electricus isolate fEleEle1 chromosome 10, fEleEle1.pri, whole genome shotgun sequence, the genomic window CTAAAGCCATTCCTaccacaatttaaaaaaataaaatttcaagCATGAATTGGGTTACCAtgctttaataataaatatgacatCTGATACAAATACTGCATGTAGCTCAGGCATATAATATTTGTACTATAGCAATGACCATCTTTAGCAATTAGGCAAGTTCACTGAGAGAAACGTAAAATGCTATAACTCAAGAGGGGAAAATCCATCTTCACTGAACACAAATACTGACCAAACTTTGGCTTTTAGTTATTCAGGAATACAAACTTGATAAATACAGTAGGAACATGACCAACTACCCAGATGATCAAGTCATAGCAAAGAGCAGTACAACAAacttacaacaaaaacaaaaacaaattccttCAAGTTTACCATTTTGCCCAAAAAGTATGGCAAATATACACGGTGCAAAGCAGGTGTGGgaactaaaagaaaaaatatatataaagtgtacAAAACCAAAGTACTTTAATGTCTAAGTGTTTATTACATATGTGAAGGACCATTACATGTGAGGCCCATGTGTGACATGACGAAGAGAGTGCAATCCCATAATGCAACACCCACGAATCAATGCCACAATATTGTAGACTGGTGCCCCACCAACAACACCATGCTGTGAGTACAGCCAGGCCACAGTGGGAAGAACAGGTGCTGCTACAGCAACCAAATCAACCAAGAAATTGTTGCTCCAGTGGTTTTTCGCCACCACAGCCATATTAGCACTGCTGGAAGCATCCTTTGCATCAAAGTCTAGCTCTTCCATGAACACTGGATCCATTTCAGCCTTCAAGTAACTTTGATTTGAACCACCTGGGTCTTGAGAAATCACCAACTTGTCTGGAGTTGAATCATTCAGAATTTGGCCAACCCCATTTTCTGAGCTGGGGACTGGAAAAACTGTTTTTTCTTGGGGCATGTTGGTTTTCTGTGCTTTGGGTAACCTCTGGAGGATTTTGGTAGAAGGGGTCATCAGGCTGGAGAGCCCATTGTTCTGGAACTTTAGCAGCTGCAAGAGCAGGGCCTGGAGGTCAGGGCTAGATAAGACCTCCTCAGTCTGCACTGCCTTCTCCTCATGTTGCTCTTCAGCAGATGCCTCTCTAGAGATTTCATCTTTTGTGCTCTTCTCTGTGTCCTTTGAGGCACCCTGTACAATGGTAGATTGTTTTGGCTGGTTCATGAGCTTGGTACTGCAGTCTTGGCCAGAGTCGACTACTGTGGACAATAGGGCCTGTTCCAGGTTGTCCATTTGGTTTGCCATCTCATCATTTACTGGCAGCCCACTGTCAACCATCTCTTCCAGCACCTCATCATCCACCTGAAGCTCCTCCTCCAGTTTGTCTGCATGGGGCCTTTCAGGAGAGTGAGCAATGAAGTCAAGAGTGGGCTCATCATGCAAACTGGCACCACTTTGGGCTAGCTCCATGCTATGCAGCAAGGACTCCAATTTCCTGTTCTGGATGTTGATATCAATGAAATACTTTTGGATGCCCTTGTCCTTCTCCATCAGACTGTTCTTCATGGTCTCTACAACTTGTCGTAGCTGTTTTATCTCTTTGCGTGCCTCCTTGAGAGCCAGCTGTGCTTCCACACGATGGCATTCCTCCTCAATCCAGTCCTCACGCATCCGTCCCAGCTGGGAATTCAATTCTTGGATTTCAGAGTCACTGGAAGATGAGGAACATTCACACCATTCCCTTTATTAGCCTTTGTACTCAATGGAAATGGTGTGcaagaaacaggaaaacatgCTTACCGGGCATGAAGCGTTTGCTCAGACTCCTTAAGTTTAGTCTTCAGGTGCCGAATGGTGACTTCTTTTTGTTGTAGAGGGGTTAGGTATTGCTCTGGGTTGGGGGGATTGATGCCATGATTGTCTCCGCATGATCGGTAACACCCAGAAGTAGTTCTTCTGTAACAAATTCAGGTCAAGTCGAAATGCATAATTTTTCATAATGCTATGTGGATAATGCAGAGGTGAAAGCAATTGAAATGACAACTTTGCTGGGAAATctggaagaaaaacaataaataatatccAGAGTGCATCTTGCTTGAGGGGGAATCAGTTTGGGCCTTTTGTTCTCAAAGGACATTTGAGTGGATACAACAGGAGAAAATAGGgctgaataaattatttttaccagcataaatgatgtagccagcaataagaagcccacccagcctcttccactaatggcatctacaggccatcAGGACCCTACTcaatttattaatgaatttgcagatttccccTCTAGTCGAGTCACTATATTAAAACCACCAATAATAATGCCTCTTTGTACTATTCACTTTGacagtgcccaagaccctccgagatcagcctttagttctatattagaatcaattggtttcacccagtGTATaaaagagaacccacacactctgttGGACATATGCATGACCTGGCACGGACATACAGTGTAGACATGGTTATACAACCCCAGTCGAATgtcatctcagaccattccctaatttcatttaaactacatatgagccacagtATAGTAACCTCGCCTCACCATCGTACCAGATGCATGATCAtgtcagccactgcacctaaatttattgtgaatctcccagacctttgtgactaggataccctcaaactcCATGGaatttgatcaaataactgaatgcttaggATCAGTATTCCGCTGCCCACTCattgatattatatatatatatatatatatatatatatttatatttatattttagtacCTTGGTgtaatgatcacattcacaatttaaagcaaaacaCTCGAAAACAGAACgtaaatggcaccacactaagcttgtagtcttccagcttgcatggtaggagagccttctcaagtatagaaaagcacttattactgctCAAACAGCTTCTCCTTCTACCctaacagaaaataacaaatgatcctagatttctttttagtacaattgcacatctaactaggaataaaactgacaccattGCTCAGatgacatcacacagtagtaatgagttcatgaattcctttaatgagaaaagtaagcacattagagataatattaagagtattaacatgacattgggCACTTGGACATCAGAACgaccaagccaaaaatgactctagaatcctttacacctatccaagagccagaacttacatctctgatctcacactcaaaacctccacttgcttactagattcactgacCACCCattttcttaaggaaatcctacctgaagtaattgaacctttatgAAGTTTAATAAACTCCTCTTTGAACCTTGGCTATgatcctaaatcattcaaaattatcagtaatcagaccacatataaaaaaaaataaataaaaaaaaaacccaaaacaaaaccctaacctcaacccatCTCAAACCTTCcttttatttccaagatcctacaAAAAGCTGCAGCTCAGCAGCTGAGCTCGTATCCAAATCTGAACCAAAATACATGAAGTCATTTAGTCAGGGTTTAAGCCTAATCACACTACAGAAACCGAAccaattaaagtagttaatgacctgttgttggttTCTGACCAGGGTCATGTCTCTTTGCTCTTTGCATTCAacagcacacatcacatttTAGACtcaaatgttgttgggattagggaaATAGCcatttcctggtttaaatcttatctagttTTAGtgatggtgtcccacaaggatgtGTTCtggggcctttgctttttttccttatatataatacatatatgaTGACATTAAACtactatgctgatgatactcaggtACAtttctcagccaaaccagaggacatttCATCTTAGTGTTATTGACAGATGCATAAAGGAcctcagacactggatgttgaggaacctTCTcgcacttaatcctgacaaaaaaaaaaaaaaaaaaaaaaaagaaagaggtgCTTATAATTGGGCTCAGAGatagctaggtcctcactctccaATTACTCACTCAATGACCCTCAATGGTTTCCCAGTTACAGCTCTCCAACATCTTTAATTGTTAGTCATtttggatcccagtctctcattcgaagctcatgtaaataatatttctaggactgcctttcttcaccttaggaacatgctctcctcacacgATGCAGAAAAGATGGTCCaagcatttattacttcaagattggaatACATAATGCCtcactatctggctgtaccattaagtgcctaaacaagctctagctagttcaaaatgcagcagccagagttctaactagaactagaaaatttgatcacatcaatcctcttagctactttacattggctcccagtaaaatttcttattgattataaaatacttctaataaccttcTAAGCACCGAATGGTCTTTTCCCACAGTACATTAGAGAACTCTTTGTGCATTACGATCCACATggctgcttagatcaaaaggtgcaggctctttactagtaccaacaataagaaaatctactgcaagaggcagagccttttcctataaagctcccacactatagaataaccttcctgtaaatgttcaggACTCACAGTCTCactatttaaggctaggctgaaaccagatctgtacagtcaggcattttattaactacttccccaTCTTAAGTAAAGGTGTAGAtttgggggtccatgggcaccgagttatggtaaactggaatGTTACGATGCGGCCACTTTACCTCTCGTCATTCAGggttgttgactgagagcagtggagtgctGCTGTCCCAGGGTGCCCTTATGCCTGTGCTTTCTTCTGGCTTtgtccttttagctgtgctgccatagctagatctgccagagtccatctttgcacattatggttccccaatttacacaccctcatacctggacatgcctaataagcTAGTCTCTCTTTGTGCTGAGGTAAATCTACCTCTGATGTCCcattactgagcctcaacccctCTCAGCGGCCATGTCTACTGCCAACACACCCATGATGtctcctgctgtagcccaccacacctccaccctagccaaaTACttcattgcccttaatggacctTCTAATGCAGGATGCAttttggacacatgcacacgatCGGGACTAGGTCCAATTTTCTAGACGTCTatacattaattgcttattttttcattttattattagtcatttattttttctcttagaattgttattattgtggtgaccgttgttggccagaggaggatgtgccccacctttgagtcttggttcctctcaaggtttcttcctcctgctctagggagtttttgcTTACCACTGTCACCCCtagcttgctcactgggggcttggacttggacatttgtaaagctgctttgtgacaacatctgttgtataaagcgctatataaataaatatagattttatttgaataagcttttaaaatgtagagCAGGGCCCATGTTGATTGACAGCAATGCTGGGACAGGAGCACAATATAACTGGCAAGCTGCTGATGGAGCTTTGAAATTGGTTTTGCATCACAGCCAAAAATAGCATGgtagaagaaaaataaacaaggaTGCTGTAGACACCCAGTGAGGTAGCACCAATCACCACAATAGGAATGTGCATAAAGCCAGTGCAAAATAATCCCCCAGATGTACATCATATATGCTCAATGACATCATgatcactgattaaaaaaaccaaaaacaaatcgATCAAAtaaggcaaaagaaaaaatgccTGGTGCTACACTGTCATGGTATTCAATATTCATCCTGGAATATTCACCCTTTATTTttggagacagacacagatgctCCTTTCATGCAGGGAAACAGCCTAAAATCATCagcaaaataattaattaaaaggaGACATTTTTCACcaagtacataaaataaatatacaccgGCCCACACTCTCgaacaaaatgaataaacctCTACAATCTCACATCAACAGTCTGCAGTAATGTGGGCACAATGAGGGCAGACATCATCAATGCAAAGCAGAGTCCAACCATGACTAATGTAATCCAGTCTTTTATGTaaatttggggaaaaaaataaataaataaagcagtgtCTTGGCACAGAGCCTGAGCTACACTCAATGAAAATTACTCTACACTTGTTCCCATTTCTCAACCATGGGCAGCCTATGTGGCCCTGTCTCATACCTGCTGGTGGGGCTAGAGTTGCTGCTGATGGTTGAACACAAGGGAGTTTTGGGGGGTGTCCTGTAGGGAGTATATAGTTCTGCTGTGCGTGGGGCAATGGAGCTTCCTGGAGGCTTAAACACAGGCTGCTTCCTGATGTGGGGCACATGACTACAGAGCAGAGAACATAAAGAGAAGTAGTGCTTAATGCCTCTTAAGTTACTATGATCATAGAATTGGTCCTTTGAAAATGTAGGAGCATTCAGTATCATTATTCTAAGCCAGTCATTGAATAAAATTGCAAACACTTAATTTGGTCACATTAATTTATAACTAATAAGGTCACGTATTAGGTCATGTTTTGCATGTATTAATTCACAGAAGGCTGATAGCAGTTTCATGATGGCCCACTTCAGAGAACAGGgaagcagaagaaaacaagaacTGAAGGAAACTTTCAATAGGACATACACCACACATCAACAAGTAATAAATAGCTTAACCTTCTAAAGGGTCTTACCTGCGGGCCGAGCAACTCTTCTTCACGGTGGAGCTGTTGGCCAGAATCTCATGGGTCTTGAAGTCTGCCTCACTTCCTAAGGCATAAGAGCTGGCACATTACCCTTCAGGAGCTACAGGATCTCTAAAAAGCTAATAAAATGTGTCAGTTTCCACCATAGGAAAATTCCATATTGATATATATCTCATCATAAGAATATAttataaaaaagatttttctgtgtgaatgagctcatttacatacataccTGAGAAATAACTCTTTCCTTTGGACAAAACCATAATAACAAACACACCTTAAACTTGTGacaaaataaccaaacaagTGCTAAAACAAGCAGTTCCTTAGTGTTGTGGGCAAAGTCAACTGTTTAACTGTTGGTTGGCTCATTCAGCCAATGAGACAAGTTAACTGCTTCTAATTACATTGATTGGCCATCTGATTTCCAACTGACACACCAATCACCACACTCCCTGAggaaaaataattaagaaaGCAACACCTGCCTCTCCATGTCTACAAATTTTGTCTTGGTACAAACAAAAGTGGTTTCacattaaagaaataatttacGAGGTAATAATGCATGGTGGAGGACAGttagattttaaaagaaaacatcatTTTGTTGgacttttacatatttttgtctATATTTTTAGGGGAATCATATATATAAGGATGATTTCATGGACATTAAAGTTTATGTCTGCTATAGGAAATGTTACTGCAAATCAATCTCTTACAAATGCTCAGTTATTTAAAAATCCATTCAGCAGTGAGAATTTGGAGAAGCACACTGGTTTTCACATTTGCACTTTCCTGTTATGGACAAAGCACAATGatcaaaacctttaaaaacataCTGTACTGTGATAGATTATCAAGATAGTTTATGAATTTTTCTTAGTTACAGCTACAAAAATGAAAAGCCTTCACCAAGCCTGCCACGTTCTTATTGCATGAAAGTGTCCAGTGATGAAATCTGCTCTCACTCAGCTGTTATTTTCTCTCACCTCTGTGCGATGCAGAGTGatgctgctgctctctcttaTGCTTCTGTGTGGGGGGAGTCCACTCAGCCATCATACTAACTCGGACCCTCTTGACCTTAGCCTTGCGATCCCTTGCTGGGGGTGAACCTTCAGGGCTGTTCTCCCAGCCAGAGGCCATCTTGACTGGGGATGCACACTGACTGCTTGGGCATCCAGTGTCATCTAGAAGCCCACAGAGGCACCAGTAAACAATGCCTGCAACTACTGTAGCAAAGGTTATAGCATAATGCTCTTCCTGACATATGACAcatctcttcttttttccatcTATTTTTATGCTGAACAATGATGCTCTCAAGAGCTCTCGAGATTCCTTTGCAATTATTATAGATGTCTTCATATTGTTAGCTCCTGTAGCTGCTTaagcttattttttaaatgaaaatagtAGGTCGGGATCTTTTAAGAAACATAATGAACACACAACTGCATACTGTGTTTAAGCATGATACCTGATGAAAAGCTGTTAGGACTGATAGTTCTCTTCGAGTGTTCTGTACTGATGTCATGGCATTTACTCTCCTCCTCAGAAAAGGGCAGCTCAGAAATTGGTGACCCTTTAGAATTGAAAGGCTGAAGGACAGGGCGGGGGATGCGACTGCGAGTGCTGCCCTTCCCTGATGCCTTCTTCACCTGTAATGGATGCTAAGGTTTCAAACCTTACTGAGGCTTCTAATTACTCTGTTTTAAAGTTGCATATGTGTAACAGCAACCGTAGCTCATGGGTAGACAACTGGACAATCTCTTTGTATTCATTGTGGTGAATAAAATGGGAAAGTACCTCGTATTCCTGGAATGGTCCCATACTTGAGTCAGAAAACACTTACGGTCTCAGTAGGTCTGCCAGGGAGGAAAGAATAGGTTAAGTGCTTGTGCATCAGAATGTGGTAAACTCCTTAAccaacaaccccacagcatgaaaTCTGTTACGCTAATGGTACTGTACAGGCACCAAACACTTCACAGGAATTCAACATAACTGGTTACATTTTGGCTGTGGCTGATAACATCTGACCTTTTATCTTGTTAGCAGCCAGAACCTTAGATTTCAGTGTCTTCAGTTGTCATGTAAGCATGTAATCAAAAGTTTTCAAGCTTTTAAACATAGTTACTTAAATTTTGAAACTGGCCGATGAATTTGAAATGTTCGTTTAGACCTTTCCTTTACTTACAAGAGTGAATATTCTCCTccatttaattttagttttctCCATATGGTTCAATAGCTTTATTAGTGATAATTATCATGTTTGTTCCTGTCACTCCATTAAGAGAGATGGAATGGTTTCTCCCATTCACTTTCCCTCAGTGGCATTCTGGGGTTTTGGCCTTAGCTGAAACGTAGTACAGCTTACAGTTGTATCTGAAGCATACTGCTGTGCGTGTCTTTATTCAGACATTCTGCAAGTTAGTACatcaaaacaataacaataccaTACAATAAAGCTCTACACAAGATTGATGCAGTTTAGTATATTTTACTGTGGCACAATGTTAGATATATTTccctttattgtttatttatttatatgctcagcaatataaaaacattttataaatgtactgCGATACCacatctcagaaaaaaaaaaatgttcaaaataattttttatttagaaaaatgtCTCCATTTAATTTGACACCATTTAATTTAATACTCTGTGTGACCTTCCTTTGCCAGGTTTGGTTTCCTATAATAAGTGACACCTAGGATAACACACAGTAAGACATCTGAAATTATTACTCCATACTGAATCTCTATTTTTAGTGCTGGGCCTCGGTCTGGAGATGACTTTGATCGTTGTCCTGCTAAAAGATCCCACCACAACCCAGTTTTACATTCTTGGCTGAGGCAGCTAAAGTCAAAGTgaactttattgtcattcacaGTGTACCTGGATCACACAGCCAAATAAAACTGGGTTTTGTGGGCTCCACTGTGCATTACGATAGCATTAAACATAGCATAAGATGTAAGACAAGGACCTAGACAAGTGCACATGGACAATGCAGTAGTCGACTAACAGTGCCACCAACATACTTTCTCTTATACtatgatgaaataaaataagGGATCTAGGGAACAGTAGTACAGAGAAAATCTAAACATATATTGTACGCTTTATAAATATAGATGCTGATGTCTGAGGAATACAGATACTGAATACTGGAgtataagtgtatgtgtattctatttaaatatatattgcattCTGTTGGAGGGATTTCTACACAGTTGCAGTATTTATACACAGTGCATTTGCACATTATTCACAGTAattcacatattcacatattcacAGTTGTGGTGATATTGCACAGGCCCAGCAGTagtactgtttgtgtgtatgttttttattctgtttatggTTAGTCAGTGAGTTAAGTGTTTCTTATTTAAGGGAATTTCGAATTCTAATGGCTTTTGGGTAGAAGCTCTTGTTTAGTATGGTGGAAGCTCTTCTTTAGTACAGAAGCATTTGCCAGTCTGTTGGCAGAGTGGGCAGGGCCTTTGACTATATTGGTGGCTCTGTCATGACAGTGTGACAGGTAAGAATCCTTCAGGGACATCTGTGAGTTTCTGGTGATTCTCTCTGCTGTCTTTACTGCTCTCTGGGGGTACTTCTGGTCTACGAATGAGCAGTTGCCATGCCAGACAGACCAGACAGAGATGCTGCTGGTTAAGCTGCTCTCTATAGTGCCTCAGTAGAAGGATGAGAGAATGGGAGATGGGAGGTTTGCCCTTTTCATCCTGAACATAAGGTGATGTTGTTATGCCTTCTTGACATGTGAAGTGATACTGGTGCTCCAAGACAGGTTGTTTGTGATGTGAACCGCTAGGAGCTTAGTGCTGTTTCCAAATTATATTGTGCTGCCATGGACTATGAGTGGAGTATGTTCCGCATGTCTCTTCCTGAagcatttcttttgttttatttatgttcaatGGAAGGTTGTTAATTTCTCACCAGCTGAAGAGCTGGCTTACTTCCTCTCTGTAGGCTGAGTCGTTGTCATTGCTGATGAGGCCCACCACTGTTGTGTCAATTTGATTATGTTGTTTGAGCTGAATTTGGCTTCACAGTTATGTGTCAGCAGAGGGAACAGCAAGGGGTTCAAGACATATCCCTGTGGGACACCTGTGCTTATGCTGATGATTCCTGAGGTGTTAGTTCCCATCTGTACTACCTGAGTTCTGTCAGTGaggaaatccaggatccagatGCATAGTGGTGTATTGATGCCTAATGAGCTTCGTTTCTTCAACAAGGGTTTGGGGATGACTGTATTGAAGGCAGAGCTGAAGTCAGTGAAGAGCATCCATACTTGGCTGTTCTTGTTCTCTAGGTGGGTCAAGCATAGTTGAAGTGCTGTTGTTATGGTGTCATCTGTGGAGCAGTATGCAAACTGGAGCGGATCAAACATTGCAGGTAGTCTTGAAGTTATGTGTTCCTTGACCAAtctttcaaagcacttcattatGATAGGAGTGAGTGTTATGAGGTGATAGTCATTGAGTGTTGTTTCAGGGGATTTCTTCTGCAGTGATATGATCATGATGGATTTGAGGTACGCAGATACTATGACTTGTCTTTGCTCTTCAACTCTTCCGTGCATTCCTGGAGTATGAATCCTGGTATGATATCAGAGCCTGCAGCTTTTCAtgggttcaagttcaagttcaagttcggtttat contains:
- the sybu gene encoding syntabulin isoform X1, translating into MGPFQEYEVKKASGKGSTRSRIPRPVLQPFNSKGSPISELPFSEEESKCHDISTEHSKRTISPNSFSSDDTGCPSSQCASPVKMASGWENSPEGSPPARDRKAKVKRVRVSMMAEWTPPTQKHKREQQHHSASHRGSEADFKTHEILANSSTVKKSCSARSHVPHIRKQPVFKPPGSSIAPRTAELYTPYRTPPKTPLCSTISSNSSPTSRRTTSGCYRSCGDNHGINPPNPEQYLTPLQQKEVTIRHLKTKLKESEQTLHARDSEIQELNSQLGRMREDWIEEECHRVEAQLALKEARKEIKQLRQVVETMKNSLMEKDKGIQKYFIDINIQNRKLESLLHSMELAQSGASLHDEPTLDFIAHSPERPHADKLEEELQVDDEVLEEMVDSGLPVNDEMANQMDNLEQALLSTVVDSGQDCSTKLMNQPKQSTIVQGASKDTEKSTKDEISREASAEEQHEEKAVQTEEVLSSPDLQALLLQLLKFQNNGLSSLMTPSTKILQRLPKAQKTNMPQEKTVFPVPSSENGVGQILNDSTPDKLVISQDPGGSNQSYLKAEMDPVFMEELDFDAKDASSSANMAVVAKNHWSNNFLVDLVAVAAPVLPTVAWLYSQHGVVGGAPVYNIVALIRGCCIMGLHSLRHVTHGPHM
- the sybu gene encoding syntabulin isoform X2; amino-acid sequence: MGPFQEYEVKKASGKGSTRSRIPRPVLQPFNSKGSPISELPFSEEESKCHDISTEHSKRTISPNSFSSDDTGCPSSQCASPVKMASGWENSPEGSPPARDRKAKVKRVRVSMMAEWTPPTQKHKREQQHHSASHRGSEADFKTHEILANSSTVKKSCSARRRTTSGCYRSCGDNHGINPPNPEQYLTPLQQKEVTIRHLKTKLKESEQTLHARDSEIQELNSQLGRMREDWIEEECHRVEAQLALKEARKEIKQLRQVVETMKNSLMEKDKGIQKYFIDINIQNRKLESLLHSMELAQSGASLHDEPTLDFIAHSPERPHADKLEEELQVDDEVLEEMVDSGLPVNDEMANQMDNLEQALLSTVVDSGQDCSTKLMNQPKQSTIVQGASKDTEKSTKDEISREASAEEQHEEKAVQTEEVLSSPDLQALLLQLLKFQNNGLSSLMTPSTKILQRLPKAQKTNMPQEKTVFPVPSSENGVGQILNDSTPDKLVISQDPGGSNQSYLKAEMDPVFMEELDFDAKDASSSANMAVVAKNHWSNNFLVDLVAVAAPVLPTVAWLYSQHGVVGGAPVYNIVALIRGCCIMGLHSLRHVTHGPHM